The Aeromonas encheleia genomic sequence ACTGGCGGCCCCGCTCGTCCGCCTCCATGAGCCCCCAGGCCTGATCCCGATAGCTTTCCACCAGATAGCGCTCCCTGGCCGCCAGCCAGAGGAAGGTCAGCATGTGGCAGCTGGAGAGCGAGGCGACGAAAGCCTCCTCCGGATCGACGTTCTCCGCCACCGAGAAGGGCAAGGGCACCACATGGGGGGAGGAGGAGGCGGGCACCCTGACGCCGCCGTCAAACTCCCACTCATGGGCCCGACTGTAACGCTGATCGACGAAGGCCTCGCCGGCCCCCCGTTGCCAGCTGATGAGGGCACTGAACTCTGACATCCCGACTCCTTGTGGTGGTTGCACTCCATTCTCTGACCCTCAATGTAGCGTCATAATGGCCTTGCCACGCCGACCAATTTTGCCAATATAGGCAGACCAATTTTGCGGGCACAGTGCCCCACCCGGAGGCCCTCATGACCGCCCTGCCCACCCTGTTTGCCGACCAGCAACAGAACGATCTGCCACTGCATGAGCAGCTGGTGCGTACCCTGCGGGAAGCCATCCTGGCCGGTCACCTGCCCCAGCACAGCCGGCTGCCCGCCAGCCGCATGCTGGCCCGGGATCTCGGCGTCTCCCGCAGCACGGTAGAGCTTGCCTACGGCCGGCTGGAGGCGGAGGGCTATCTGGTGCGCAAGGTGGGGGCCGGCAGCTTCGTCGCCCTGGCGGCAGTGCGCCCCGCCCCCAGGCCGCCCCAGTCGGCGGCCGGGCTGTCGCGCCGCGGCCAGGAGATGGCGGCGGGCGGGGCCTGCCATAACGCGCCCCAGGTGGGTGACTCCTTCG encodes the following:
- a CDS encoding OsmC family protein; translation: MSEFSALISWQRGAGEAFVDQRYSRAHEWEFDGGVRVPASSSPHVVPLPFSVAENVDPEEAFVASLSSCHMLTFLWLAARERYLVESYRDQAWGLMEADERGRQSITRVTLRPRVQFGGERQPGLAELERLHHQAHEQCFIANSVRTEITTEVALYQESV